One window of the Reyranella humidisoli genome contains the following:
- a CDS encoding FCD domain-containing protein: protein MPKTLPAVPFEGANENLSATTAPQDVSREDAATFDILRKMREDILCCVLKPDQKLKFGELRQRYDTSVGTLREALSHLVSEGLARTEAGRGFQVAPISLADFLDLSELRVYLETKTLADAIRHGTDAWEAEIVSSYFLLSKLAAPRPDDPLSVKQEWGKRHKRYHDALVATCRSPWSLHYRSELFDQARRYHWLTMIHSRLHRRNEHLEIRDAVLARDSDLACSLLEQHIRTTVEQAVSDVPGLIRGNARALRPAGRRKS from the coding sequence ATGCCCAAGACCCTTCCCGCCGTCCCGTTCGAGGGCGCCAACGAGAACCTGTCCGCAACCACCGCGCCGCAGGATGTGAGCCGCGAGGACGCCGCCACGTTCGACATCCTGCGCAAGATGCGAGAGGACATTCTGTGCTGTGTCCTGAAGCCCGACCAGAAGCTGAAATTCGGCGAACTGCGCCAGCGATACGATACCAGCGTCGGCACCCTCCGCGAGGCGCTGTCGCATCTCGTTTCGGAGGGGCTGGCGCGCACCGAGGCCGGACGAGGCTTTCAGGTCGCGCCGATATCGCTGGCGGACTTCCTCGATCTGTCGGAACTGCGGGTCTACCTGGAGACGAAGACGCTGGCCGATGCCATCCGCCACGGCACCGACGCGTGGGAGGCAGAAATCGTCAGCTCCTACTTCCTGCTGAGCAAGCTTGCGGCGCCGAGGCCGGACGATCCGCTGTCGGTCAAGCAGGAATGGGGCAAGCGCCACAAGCGCTATCACGATGCGCTGGTGGCGACCTGCCGTTCGCCCTGGTCGCTGCATTATCGCAGCGAGCTGTTCGACCAGGCGCGCCGCTATCATTGGCTGACCATGATCCATAGCCGGCTGCATCGTCGGAACGAGCATCTGGAGATTCGCGATGCGGTACTGGCGCGCGATTCCGATCTCGCCTGCTCGCTGCTGGAACAGCATATCCGCACGACCGTCGAGCAGGCGGTTTCCGACGTTCCCGGATTGATCCGCGGCAATGCCAGGGCCCTCAGGCCTGCCGGGCGACGCAAGAGCTAA
- a CDS encoding VOC family protein, producing the protein MDTIQRATTYDVGGVRYPRPFKIRRLGHFGFNVADMDKGLDFYCRLLGFRVTDTRDFSKVPGREEMAKRLQDPRIVFMSHNSDHHAFLLAHKSLGAIFGDDAVSRDVTVNQITWQVGTMDEVFAAADYFRERDVEIRRVGRDMPGSNWHTYIRDPDGHTVELYYGMEQIGWDGRSKPESMYYRAFRETPELPQISEEQEVRDAVANGIDVNAGNVIKDETGEEYVVAGTRLPRPFKVTSIGPMSLFVADVGASEAFYTQTMGFIRTEVVTWKGHRCVFLRNGSEHHSLSLFPKALRGELGLNPDTSCASMGVEVGSYQQLRDAVSYLKKKGVQFTDVIPPELYPGVDYAAHILDPAGHCLMLHYYMERIGWDGKPRPAEQRRKVGKDWPEAIEPMSDTYADQTFMGPLG; encoded by the coding sequence ATGGACACAATTCAAAGGGCGACGACCTACGACGTCGGGGGTGTTCGCTATCCGCGACCGTTCAAGATCCGGCGGCTTGGGCATTTCGGCTTCAACGTCGCGGACATGGACAAGGGCCTCGACTTCTACTGCCGTCTCCTCGGCTTCCGCGTCACCGACACGCGCGATTTCTCCAAGGTGCCGGGGCGGGAGGAGATGGCCAAGCGGCTCCAGGACCCGCGTATCGTCTTCATGAGCCACAATTCCGACCATCACGCCTTTCTGCTGGCGCACAAGTCGCTGGGGGCCATCTTCGGGGACGACGCGGTCTCCCGGGACGTCACGGTCAACCAGATCACCTGGCAGGTCGGCACGATGGACGAGGTGTTTGCCGCTGCCGACTATTTCCGTGAGCGCGACGTCGAGATCCGTCGCGTCGGGCGCGATATGCCGGGCAGCAACTGGCACACATACATCCGCGATCCCGACGGGCACACGGTCGAACTCTATTACGGCATGGAGCAGATCGGCTGGGACGGCCGCTCCAAGCCGGAGTCGATGTACTACCGCGCCTTCCGCGAGACGCCGGAGCTGCCGCAGATCTCCGAGGAGCAGGAAGTGCGCGACGCCGTCGCCAACGGCATCGACGTCAATGCCGGCAACGTCATCAAGGACGAGACCGGCGAGGAATACGTCGTCGCCGGCACGCGCCTGCCGCGACCGTTCAAGGTCACCAGCATCGGGCCGATGAGCCTGTTCGTGGCCGATGTCGGCGCCTCGGAGGCCTTCTACACGCAGACGATGGGCTTCATCCGGACCGAGGTGGTGACCTGGAAGGGCCATCGCTGCGTCTTCCTGCGCAACGGCAGCGAGCATCACTCCCTGTCGTTGTTCCCCAAGGCGCTGCGCGGCGAACTAGGGCTGAACCCCGACACGAGCTGCGCCTCGATGGGCGTCGAGGTCGGCAGCTACCAGCAGCTTCGCGACGCGGTGAGCTACCTGAAGAAGAAGGGCGTGCAGTTCACCGATGTCATTCCGCCCGAACTCTATCCCGGCGTCGACTATGCCGCGCACATTCTCGATCCGGCCGGGCACTGCCTGATGCTGCACTACTACATGGAGCGCATCGGCTGGGACGGCAAACCGCGCCCGGCCGAGCAGCGTCGCAAGGTCGGCAAGGACTGGCCCGAGGCGATCGAGCCGATGTCCGACACCTACGCCGATCAGACGTTCATGGGACCGTTGGGATAA